One window of the Granulicella arctica genome contains the following:
- a CDS encoding sigma-54-dependent transcriptional regulator has product MEKVLIVEDEQNARTGLTELVESWGYRAECAADGAEGLERVIQWSPSIVVTDLMMPRMDGMELLSRLMELPQRVAVVVLTAQGSIESAVEAMRMGAYDYLPKPVEPVRLKTILQNASRQREADVALEVTRRQLRDTGVLGPLVGNSPEMKAIFTLIERVAPSNVSVLVTGESGTGKELVARALHDLSSRRNKPFVAVNCAAIPETLIESEIFGHERGAFTGAVERRAGCFELAEEGTLLLDEIGEMPAATQAKLLRVLEDRKLRRLGSKVETPVDVRVIAATNKNPQEAVANGELRGDLFYRLNVFNIQMPPLRGHRGDVKPIAAKMIDAMNERHHCSVSGLTDGLLARLVAYDWPGNVRELRNTIERATILAGTGLLGIEHLPPRFGEPGFAPAAHGAMPRGVPMYEMAPQRQTADDNAVRVQVGTTVNEAEKQLILRTLISTHNNKTKAAEILGISSKTLQNKLKEYNAAANGVS; this is encoded by the coding sequence TTGGAGAAGGTTTTAATTGTCGAGGATGAGCAGAACGCCCGTACAGGATTGACAGAGCTGGTCGAATCCTGGGGGTACAGGGCGGAGTGTGCTGCAGATGGTGCAGAGGGGTTGGAGCGAGTCATTCAGTGGTCCCCCTCGATCGTTGTCACCGATCTGATGATGCCAAGGATGGATGGCATGGAGTTGCTTAGTCGGTTGATGGAGTTGCCGCAGCGGGTTGCCGTGGTGGTACTGACCGCGCAGGGGTCGATTGAATCGGCCGTTGAGGCAATGCGCATGGGCGCGTACGACTACCTGCCGAAGCCGGTTGAACCGGTGCGATTGAAGACGATTCTGCAGAACGCGAGCCGCCAGCGCGAGGCCGACGTTGCGCTTGAGGTGACGAGAAGACAGCTGCGGGATACGGGTGTACTCGGTCCGCTGGTAGGAAATTCGCCGGAGATGAAGGCAATTTTTACGCTGATCGAGCGGGTCGCTCCGTCGAACGTTTCAGTATTGGTAACGGGCGAGAGCGGGACTGGCAAGGAGTTGGTGGCTCGTGCTCTGCACGATCTAAGCTCCCGCCGGAACAAGCCGTTTGTGGCTGTGAATTGTGCGGCAATCCCGGAGACGCTGATTGAGAGCGAGATCTTTGGGCATGAGCGCGGTGCGTTTACCGGTGCAGTGGAACGACGAGCAGGATGTTTCGAGCTGGCTGAAGAAGGAACGCTGCTGCTGGATGAGATCGGCGAGATGCCGGCAGCCACACAGGCGAAGCTTCTGCGAGTGCTCGAAGACCGCAAGCTACGGCGTCTGGGTAGCAAGGTCGAGACACCGGTTGATGTACGGGTAATCGCAGCGACGAATAAGAATCCGCAGGAGGCTGTAGCCAACGGTGAGCTCCGGGGCGATTTGTTCTATCGCTTGAATGTCTTCAACATCCAGATGCCTCCTCTTCGAGGGCATCGTGGCGACGTGAAGCCGATCGCGGCGAAGATGATCGATGCTATGAACGAGCGGCACCATTGCTCCGTCTCTGGATTGACGGACGGACTACTTGCACGGCTCGTGGCCTATGACTGGCCGGGGAATGTGCGCGAACTGCGAAACACGATCGAACGCGCGACGATTCTTGCGGGCACAGGTCTTCTCGGGATCGAGCATCTCCCGCCGCGCTTCGGCGAGCCGGGATTTGCCCCGGCTGCGCACGGAGCGATGCCACGCGGCGTGCCGATGTACGAGATGGCGCCCCAGCGGCAGACTGCAGACGATAACGCGGTTCGCGTTCAGGTGGGTACAACGGTCAACGAAGCAGAGAAGCAGTTGATTTTGCGGACACTGATCTCGACGCACAACAACAAGACGAAGGCTGCGGAGATACTTGGCATCAGCTCGAAGACGCTGCAGAATAAGTTGAAAGAATATAACGCAGCTGCCAACGGAGTTTCCTAG
- a CDS encoding rhodanese-like domain-containing protein, whose amino-acid sequence MPKLILLDVREPWEYQAAHLPDSILIPMGEIPSRVHQELDPDDHIVVLCHHGARSLSVTMWLRQQGFERAQSLAGGIDHWSRTIDQTVPLY is encoded by the coding sequence ATGCCGAAGCTCATCCTGTTAGACGTACGCGAGCCGTGGGAGTACCAGGCAGCACATCTGCCGGATTCAATCCTCATTCCGATGGGAGAAATCCCCTCCCGCGTTCACCAGGAACTCGATCCCGACGACCACATCGTCGTCCTCTGCCACCACGGAGCACGGTCACTGAGCGTCACCATGTGGCTCCGGCAGCAAGGCTTCGAGCGTGCGCAGTCACTGGCAGGCGGCATCGATCACTGGTCGCGCACCATCGACCAAACCGTTCCGCTCTACTAG